In one window of Arachis ipaensis cultivar K30076 chromosome B06, Araip1.1, whole genome shotgun sequence DNA:
- the LOC107648135 gene encoding cyclin-A1-4-like isoform X1 — MPFLQMKQLILWRRFIRTAQGVSETPSLQLECLTNYIVELSLLEYNMLCYAPSLIASSAIFLAKFILSPSTKPWNATLKHYTQYQPSDLCSCVRDLHRLCCNNPNSNLPAIREKYSQHKYKNVAKKYCSPSIPSEYFQN; from the exons ATGCCATTCCTCCAAATGAAGCAATTAATATTGTGGAG ACGGTTCATTCGTACAGCTCAAGGAGTCAGTGAG ACCCCTTCGTTGCAACTAGAGTGCTTGACAAACTACATTGTCGAATTGTCTTTGTTGGAGTACAATATGCTTTGTTATGCTCCGTCACTAATagcttcttctgcaatttttctAGCCAAGTTTATACTCTCCCCCTCAACCAAACCATGG AATGCTACATTGAAGCACTATACACAATACCAACCTTCTGATTTGTGTAGTTGTGTAAGGGATCTCCATCGACTTTGTTGCAACAATCCTAACTCCAATTTGCCTGCAATTAGGGAAAAGTATAGTCAGCACAAG TACAAAAATGTGGCCAAGAAGTATTGCTCTCCCTCAATACCTTCAGAATATTTTCAGAATTGA
- the LOC107648135 gene encoding cyclin-A1-4-like isoform X2: MPFLQMKQLILWRRFIRTAQGVSETPSLQLECLTNYIVELSLLEYNMLCYAPSLIASSAIFLAKFILSPSTKPWNATLKHYTQYQPSDLCSCVRDLHRLCCNNPNSNLPAIREKYSQHKIC, encoded by the exons ATGCCATTCCTCCAAATGAAGCAATTAATATTGTGGAG ACGGTTCATTCGTACAGCTCAAGGAGTCAGTGAG ACCCCTTCGTTGCAACTAGAGTGCTTGACAAACTACATTGTCGAATTGTCTTTGTTGGAGTACAATATGCTTTGTTATGCTCCGTCACTAATagcttcttctgcaatttttctAGCCAAGTTTATACTCTCCCCCTCAACCAAACCATGG AATGCTACATTGAAGCACTATACACAATACCAACCTTCTGATTTGTGTAGTTGTGTAAGGGATCTCCATCGACTTTGTTGCAACAATCCTAACTCCAATTTGCCTGCAATTAGGGAAAAGTATAGTCAGCACAAG ATATGTTGA